Proteins encoded in a region of the Brevefilum fermentans genome:
- a CDS encoding cupin domain-containing protein codes for MKPIKNQDHPQPIHTPSGEIIQELLGLVAGGVNSHSLARVTIPPGKSCQPHFHKTSDESYLILYGTATMLINGIEFILHPWESVLIEPMDVHRVFNHGDEDLVFLAACVPAWQPGDSFDVETHQP; via the coding sequence ATGAAACCGATAAAAAACCAAGACCATCCCCAACCCATCCACACCCCCAGCGGTGAAATCATCCAGGAATTGCTTGGGCTCGTAGCCGGTGGCGTTAACAGTCACAGCCTGGCACGCGTCACCATCCCGCCCGGAAAATCTTGCCAACCCCACTTCCACAAAACATCCGACGAATCCTACCTGATCCTTTACGGTACAGCCACCATGTTAATCAACGGGATTGAATTCATCCTCCACCCCTGGGAATCCGTCCTGATCGAACCGATGGACGTGCACCGGGTCTTCAATCACGGCGATGAAGACCTGGTCTTCCTGGCTGCGTGTGTGCCTGCCTGGCAACCCGGCGATTCCTTCGACGTTGAAACACATCAACCTTAA
- a CDS encoding metal-dependent transcriptional regulator: MTDEMRPSPTIEDYLAVIYTLDRDGERVIGARLAQSLDVSAPTVTATLKRMERDGWIVFEEDKEIKLTDTGKSIAMSVIRRHMLTEWMLARVLKLPLSEIHREAHQIEHTLSPEVEERLQSEMDDPMFCPHGNPLPGFEDEARHWQPLTNFLPGDQVILRRIHENLENDYDQLFFLENNGLKPGVLIQVEEVLPFNETMQISIDRHPVILGLVLAEQLYVEGPQEKL; the protein is encoded by the coding sequence ATGACAGATGAGATGAGACCAAGCCCAACGATCGAAGATTACCTGGCTGTGATTTATACCCTTGACCGCGATGGCGAACGGGTGATTGGCGCCCGCCTGGCTCAATCTCTGGACGTTTCGGCGCCGACGGTGACGGCTACACTGAAACGAATGGAACGCGATGGGTGGATTGTGTTTGAAGAGGACAAAGAAATCAAGTTGACGGATACTGGCAAGTCCATCGCGATGAGCGTCATCCGGAGGCATATGTTGACGGAATGGATGCTTGCCAGGGTGCTGAAACTGCCGCTTTCGGAAATTCACCGCGAAGCCCATCAAATTGAGCATACGCTGTCTCCTGAAGTTGAAGAACGACTGCAATCAGAGATGGACGATCCCATGTTTTGCCCGCATGGAAACCCGCTGCCAGGTTTTGAAGACGAAGCTCGCCACTGGCAGCCCCTGACAAATTTTTTGCCCGGAGACCAGGTTATTTTGCGTCGGATCCACGAAAACCTGGAGAATGATTATGATCAGTTATTCTTTTTGGAAAACAACGGCTTGAAACCCGGCGTATTGATCCAGGTTGAGGAAGTACTGCCGTTTAATGAGACCATGCAGATCAGCATTGATCGGCATCCTGTTATTCTGGGGCTTGTTCTGGCTGAACAGCTTTACGTGGAAGGCCCACAAGAAAAGCTCTGA
- a CDS encoding helix-turn-helix domain-containing protein, translating into MSTLGQKLRELRHHKGFKLNEVAEGADLSISFISLIERDKASISVENLLKLANYYDVRLYQIFQDIEEEDAHIVQEDQLNSASGPHMDTKPTFFSLSSEDNLSFKSFLTFIPPGAQNAEIKLQKGETFIYVKEGELEVHLPNQKPLIIGEGGTAHLTSYKGTVLKNSNKDIPVKLLMIVSATTQVVDLMGDAFHIYELA; encoded by the coding sequence ATGTCAACTTTAGGACAAAAATTACGGGAATTACGCCACCACAAAGGTTTCAAACTCAACGAAGTCGCAGAAGGAGCTGATCTTTCAATTTCATTCATCTCACTGATTGAACGCGACAAGGCATCGATTTCTGTTGAAAACCTCCTCAAATTGGCTAATTACTACGATGTGCGCTTGTATCAAATCTTTCAGGATATTGAAGAAGAAGATGCACACATCGTGCAGGAGGATCAGCTAAATTCAGCCAGTGGGCCGCACATGGACACCAAGCCCACCTTCTTCTCGCTCTCTTCTGAGGACAATCTCTCTTTTAAATCATTTCTGACCTTCATCCCCCCCGGAGCACAGAATGCGGAAATTAAACTTCAAAAAGGAGAAACCTTTATCTACGTCAAAGAGGGTGAGCTTGAAGTTCATCTGCCAAACCAAAAGCCACTCATTATTGGTGAGGGCGGCACAGCGCATCTAACAAGTTACAAAGGGACAGTATTGAAAAATTCCAACAAGGATATACCAGTAAAATTGCTGATGATCGTTTCTGCAACCACCCAGGTCGTTGATCTGATGGGTGACGCCTTCCATATTTACGAGTTAGCGTAA
- a CDS encoding ABC transporter ATP-binding protein, protein MKLLLRFSKKYFWALAITVLSMLTLVAAQLLIPWLIRTLIDLVTTESQLTQDTLSTVSRLALVALITFLARGLMQFTRSYMAHIAGWGVVSDARKFVYEHMQKLSLRFYEDKQTGQLMSRIINDTDLFERMISHAIPDVVVNVLTFLAITAVLTGINWKLTLYSMAPIPLVILALIGFSKVVRPAFRKRQHEVGELNAVLNDSISGVRDIKAFNRESEQLERVELGIERYRVSLLTALKLMAIFQPFIDFSTSIGQLVVIFFGGQMALQGSLSVADLVAFFLYLEMFYQPIRALGMSWEQVQEALAGFDRVQELLEESPDVKEPEHPKPFPKPMCGEISFEGVSFSYNDHEIVLNDINLNIPVSHVVALVGPTGVGKSTLVSLIPRFYDVKSGSIKVDGIDIREFNIDALRSNISIVLQDVFLFHGTVRENILFGNPKASDEEVIEAAKVANAYDFITVLPNGFDTVIGERGVKLSGGQRQRISIARAVLKNSPILILDEATSSVDTETELLIQQALERLMKGRTTIIIAHRLSTIRNADQIVVLSGDTIIEQGKHHELIEKGGLYQRLYTVQEHL, encoded by the coding sequence ATGAAATTGTTACTTCGTTTTTCAAAGAAATATTTTTGGGCGTTGGCAATCACCGTCCTTAGCATGCTGACCCTGGTTGCCGCACAATTGTTAATTCCCTGGCTGATCCGTACCTTGATCGACCTGGTAACTACTGAAAGCCAGCTAACTCAGGATACGTTGAGTACGGTCAGTCGCCTGGCGTTAGTCGCCCTGATCACCTTCCTTGCGCGCGGGCTAATGCAATTCACCCGTAGTTACATGGCACATATCGCTGGATGGGGTGTTGTCTCTGATGCACGTAAGTTCGTATATGAACACATGCAAAAGCTTTCCTTGCGGTTTTACGAAGACAAACAAACCGGTCAATTAATGTCCCGCATCATCAACGATACGGATCTTTTCGAGCGCATGATCTCCCACGCGATTCCAGATGTGGTGGTCAACGTGCTCACTTTCCTCGCGATTACAGCGGTCCTGACCGGCATCAATTGGAAACTGACTCTGTACAGCATGGCGCCAATCCCGCTGGTGATTCTGGCGCTGATCGGGTTTTCAAAAGTTGTCCGACCAGCCTTTCGCAAACGGCAGCATGAAGTCGGTGAATTGAACGCCGTTCTCAATGACAGCATCTCAGGTGTCCGGGACATCAAGGCCTTTAATCGGGAGAGCGAGCAACTCGAACGCGTGGAACTTGGCATTGAACGTTACCGCGTCTCCCTATTGACCGCACTGAAGCTGATGGCTATTTTCCAACCCTTTATTGACTTTTCAACCTCAATCGGTCAACTTGTGGTGATATTTTTCGGTGGTCAAATGGCGTTGCAGGGCAGTCTGTCTGTGGCAGACCTGGTGGCATTTTTCCTTTACCTTGAAATGTTCTACCAACCTATCCGCGCTTTGGGCATGTCATGGGAACAGGTACAGGAAGCCCTCGCTGGTTTCGACCGGGTTCAAGAGCTTTTGGAAGAATCTCCCGATGTTAAGGAACCGGAACATCCTAAACCCTTTCCCAAACCAATGTGCGGAGAGATCAGTTTTGAAGGGGTCAGTTTCAGTTATAACGATCATGAAATTGTGCTCAACGATATCAACCTGAATATCCCAGTGTCCCATGTCGTCGCATTGGTGGGGCCAACAGGGGTCGGCAAATCCACCCTCGTCAGCCTGATCCCGCGATTTTACGATGTCAAATCCGGATCGATCAAAGTGGACGGGATCGATATTCGGGAATTCAACATCGATGCGCTACGCAGCAATATCAGCATCGTATTGCAGGATGTATTTCTGTTTCATGGCACCGTTCGTGAAAACATCCTTTTTGGCAACCCGAAAGCCAGCGATGAAGAGGTGATTGAGGCAGCAAAAGTTGCCAATGCATATGACTTTATCACTGTCTTGCCAAACGGGTTCGACACCGTCATCGGAGAGCGCGGCGTAAAACTCTCAGGGGGGCAGCGTCAGCGTATCTCCATTGCTCGCGCCGTATTGAAAAATTCACCCATTCTGATACTGGACGAGGCTACATCCTCAGTGGATACTGAAACCGAACTCCTCATCCAGCAAGCTCTGGAGCGTTTAATGAAAGGTCGCACCACGATCATCATTGCCCACCGTTTGTCAACCATTCGCAACGCAGATCAGATTGTAGTCTTAAGTGGCGACACCATTATTGAACAGGGGAAACACCATGAGCTGATCGAAAAAGGCGGCCTCTATCAGCGCCTGTACACGGTTCAAGAACACCTTTAA
- a CDS encoding IMPACT family protein, whose amino-acid sequence MSEYHLIPARRVETELIDRNSRFITNAAPAFSVEEAQAFIDCVRKKHPDANHHVPVYLIGHGNAVIAHCSDAGEPAGTAGRPALAVLQGSGLGDIVAVITRYFGGTKLGTGGLVRAYSDSIRIMLEELPLAKKVATTTIMFVVPYSFFEQTKLMVYNHDGMIMDQNFGADVTLTVRLINKHLASFKDRMDNLTHGGIEFITIEERENTIMPLRNKQR is encoded by the coding sequence ATGAGTGAATATCACTTGATCCCAGCCAGACGGGTTGAAACTGAATTAATCGACCGAAATTCACGTTTTATTACCAATGCCGCTCCTGCATTCAGCGTCGAAGAGGCGCAAGCTTTTATTGACTGTGTTCGAAAAAAGCACCCTGATGCCAATCATCATGTACCAGTTTACTTAATTGGTCATGGCAATGCAGTCATCGCCCACTGCTCTGATGCTGGTGAGCCTGCTGGTACTGCGGGACGGCCGGCTCTGGCGGTTTTGCAGGGGAGTGGTTTGGGGGATATTGTTGCAGTGATCACACGCTATTTTGGGGGGACGAAATTGGGGACAGGAGGTCTGGTCAGGGCGTATAGCGACAGTATACGGATAATGCTGGAAGAACTCCCACTTGCGAAAAAGGTGGCCACTACGACGATCATGTTCGTGGTGCCCTATTCATTTTTTGAGCAAACAAAGTTGATGGTCTATAATCATGATGGGATGATCATGGACCAAAATTTCGGTGCCGATGTCACATTGACCGTTCGGTTAATCAACAAACACCTCGCCTCTTTCAAGGATCGGATGGATAACCTCACCCATGGGGGAATCGAATTTATCACAATCGAGGAACGAGAAAACACCATCATGCCCTTAAGAAATAAACAGCGTTGA
- a CDS encoding nickel-dependent lactate racemase family protein: protein MDYGQNGLLIDTPKGAAIYTVRDRPAFQDEALAIQEALYNPIQHNPIDELLKPGMRVLIVHSDITRATPNDRLLPVILQEIIAHGVKREDITLLNGLGTHRLQTRQELIKMLGENIVSNYRCLQHDAYDQSQLVQIESPGLQRPVMVNRQLFEADLIILTGFIEPHFFAGYSGGPKAILPALAGAETVFHNHNPAMVTHPNATFNKTLGNPLWEEIKAAAECIENTFLVNVTLDRNNRITGVFTGDVIAAHQSGCQFVRETSLFNISEPYDLVITSNSGYPLDQNLYQCVKGMAAAKNAVRKGGCILMLAACEEGLPDQSAFARWLKQAGSPQGLQELISQPEFFGQDSWQVQIQAQVQAHADVFLYSDGLDESQLKTSQLFQCQNPNDTIPELIKQYGPRTCVLPQGPLTILELTGC, encoded by the coding sequence ATTGATTATGGACAAAATGGCTTGCTGATCGATACGCCCAAGGGAGCCGCCATTTACACCGTAAGGGATAGGCCTGCATTCCAAGACGAAGCCCTGGCGATCCAGGAAGCCCTTTACAACCCGATACAACATAACCCAATCGATGAGCTCCTCAAACCAGGGATGCGGGTGCTCATCGTTCACAGTGATATCACCAGGGCGACTCCTAACGATCGCCTGCTGCCTGTGATCCTTCAAGAAATTATTGCACATGGGGTTAAACGTGAGGACATTACCCTCCTGAATGGACTGGGGACCCATCGCCTCCAAACCCGCCAAGAATTGATCAAAATGCTGGGTGAAAACATCGTTTCCAATTACCGCTGCCTGCAGCACGATGCCTACGATCAATCCCAGCTGGTCCAGATTGAATCCCCCGGTCTTCAGCGCCCGGTTATGGTCAACCGTCAGCTTTTCGAAGCAGATCTCATTATCCTTACGGGCTTTATTGAACCGCACTTTTTCGCGGGTTACTCTGGAGGCCCGAAGGCTATCCTCCCTGCCCTGGCTGGCGCAGAAACAGTTTTCCACAATCACAATCCCGCAATGGTGACCCACCCGAATGCAACCTTCAATAAAACACTTGGCAACCCGCTCTGGGAAGAGATAAAAGCGGCTGCCGAATGCATCGAAAACACTTTCCTGGTCAATGTAACCCTCGATCGAAACAATCGCATCACCGGTGTGTTTACGGGTGATGTGATTGCTGCGCATCAATCGGGATGTCAATTCGTCAGGGAGACCAGCCTGTTTAATATTTCTGAACCCTATGACCTGGTCATCACTTCAAATAGCGGGTATCCCCTGGATCAAAACTTGTACCAGTGCGTTAAAGGTATGGCAGCAGCAAAAAACGCCGTTCGCAAGGGCGGGTGCATACTCATGCTGGCGGCCTGCGAAGAAGGCCTGCCGGACCAGTCTGCTTTTGCCAGGTGGCTAAAACAAGCCGGGTCACCGCAGGGATTACAGGAATTAATATCTCAACCTGAATTCTTTGGGCAGGACTCCTGGCAGGTTCAAATTCAAGCCCAAGTTCAGGCACATGCCGACGTTTTCCTCTACAGCGATGGACTGGATGAGTCTCAGCTCAAAACCAGCCAACTTTTTCAATGCCAAAACCCGAACGATACAATCCCTGAGTTGATCAAACAGTACGGGCCGCGCACCTGCGTGTTGCCCCAGGGTCCCCTCACCATATTGGAATTAACTGGCTGTTGA
- a CDS encoding alpha/beta hydrolase: MPTSFIFDKKVRKTALWLLIVAVIVTLAAQVIAHAAMTSGYQVEVKNITFHNKNGLIVRGKLYRPKDVTAQNPAPGVVYLHGYQNNRETSDPYAIELSRRGFVAITLDALGRGNSDNQFSENEPGFDPTYGADSAFAYLQNLPFVDAERCGLAGHSLGGEWTYLAAMQNPNVKAISFSGFAYLEDASTNLPSNMLMIFGKFDEYRQRMTGTRDFEAEWMHTPQTIAAFGFSSPAFDTTYGEFSDGSARRVHMTRTTHVGESFDKGAIAEAVTWFSQALNPKVPLSIPANQQIWRIKEIGSLVAMLAGLFSVFPASILLLGVRPFSQLVKAPYQTYTYDKKTFKKAYSLNALLSLLFLAFVMVIFGFHVYVLPIDRVFPMMMVNGVIFWFLLKNIIGYLVFRGWVKKERASRPEVNFKEFGISEDENRIKLSWSMVWRTFLLAFALFAFVYILQALPEAFLMIDFRYKFPYFSDMTPYRWLMMLLYFPLFLAAFIYFNILLQAQMRPAPGKSWLHTIIRKSLIGFAVILPPLLLLMAIQYIPLFTTGFVPFVGPGGALVGFVINLESTILLLALMIPMGSVLYEATGNIYTGSILNALIITWAFTSSSVIAPLPV, translated from the coding sequence ATGCCAACATCTTTCATCTTTGATAAAAAAGTGCGTAAAACTGCACTATGGTTATTAATCGTTGCTGTCATCGTCACCCTGGCAGCACAGGTGATTGCCCACGCAGCCATGACCAGCGGGTATCAGGTTGAGGTCAAAAATATCACTTTTCACAACAAGAACGGGTTGATTGTGCGCGGTAAACTCTATCGACCGAAGGACGTGACTGCACAGAATCCGGCGCCCGGGGTCGTATACCTGCATGGCTATCAAAACAACCGTGAGACTTCTGACCCCTATGCCATTGAATTGTCCCGACGCGGTTTTGTAGCCATCACCCTGGATGCACTCGGGAGAGGGAATTCTGACAACCAGTTTTCCGAAAATGAACCTGGCTTTGACCCCACCTATGGCGCTGATTCCGCCTTTGCCTATCTACAAAATCTTCCTTTTGTCGATGCTGAGCGTTGCGGGCTGGCCGGCCATAGCCTGGGCGGAGAATGGACCTACCTGGCTGCCATGCAAAACCCGAATGTGAAGGCAATTTCATTTTCAGGATTTGCTTACCTGGAGGATGCCAGCACAAACCTTCCCTCCAACATGCTGATGATTTTTGGCAAATTTGATGAATACCGCCAGCGTATGACCGGAACGCGGGATTTTGAAGCTGAATGGATGCACACCCCTCAAACAATAGCCGCCTTCGGTTTTTCTTCACCCGCCTTCGACACCACCTATGGTGAGTTTTCTGACGGCAGTGCTAGGCGCGTGCACATGACTCGTACCACCCATGTCGGCGAATCCTTTGACAAAGGCGCCATCGCTGAAGCAGTGACCTGGTTCAGCCAGGCCCTAAACCCGAAGGTGCCGCTTTCTATCCCCGCAAACCAGCAAATCTGGCGCATCAAGGAGATCGGCTCTTTGGTGGCTATGCTCGCCGGCTTGTTCAGCGTTTTCCCTGCCAGCATCCTTCTGCTCGGCGTCCGGCCATTTTCACAACTCGTCAAGGCGCCTTACCAGACCTATACTTACGACAAAAAGACCTTCAAAAAAGCCTATTCCCTCAACGCGCTGCTGTCTCTGCTGTTCCTTGCGTTTGTCATGGTCATCTTTGGATTCCATGTCTACGTCCTGCCGATTGACCGTGTTTTCCCGATGATGATGGTCAACGGGGTCATCTTCTGGTTTTTATTAAAAAATATCATTGGCTATTTAGTTTTCCGCGGTTGGGTGAAAAAGGAACGTGCTTCCCGTCCAGAGGTCAATTTCAAGGAATTCGGAATCTCAGAGGATGAAAACCGCATCAAACTGAGCTGGTCTATGGTATGGCGGACATTTCTGCTGGCTTTCGCCCTGTTTGCATTTGTCTATATCCTGCAAGCCTTACCGGAAGCATTTCTGATGATTGACTTCCGTTACAAATTCCCCTATTTCAGCGATATGACGCCTTACCGCTGGTTGATGATGCTGCTTTATTTTCCATTGTTTTTGGCAGCATTTATCTATTTCAACATCCTCCTGCAAGCCCAAATGCGTCCTGCACCTGGAAAATCCTGGCTACATACCATCATCCGCAAATCGCTGATCGGTTTTGCTGTCATACTGCCACCACTGCTACTGCTGATGGCCATCCAGTACATCCCCCTGTTCACCACAGGCTTTGTCCCCTTCGTTGGCCCGGGCGGAGCGCTGGTCGGGTTTGTAATCAACCTCGAATCGACAATCCTCTTGCTGGCTTTGATGATCCCCATGGGGAGCGTTCTGTATGAGGCTACCGGTAACATATACACCGGTTCAATCCTGAACGCGCTCATCATCACCTGGGCGTTCACCTCGTCGTCGGTGATTGCTCCATTACCGGTTTAA
- a CDS encoding SOS response-associated peptidase — protein sequence MCGRFTLTLDPGEIQTLLELGPFVHIVQPRYNIAPSQPVPIVKNADTRTVELYRWGLVPSWADDLNIGNRMINARSETVHEKPSFRSAFKYRRCLILADGFFEWRAEQSGPKTPFLFKLKNDNPFTFAGLYEHKELPEGGELHTCTILTCEPNELVRDVHNRMPVILDEKARWTWLKPDADQSVLRALMAPFPADAMKCFPVSRAVNLPENDRPEVVEPVAG from the coding sequence ATGTGTGGACGCTTCACATTAACACTCGACCCGGGCGAGATTCAAACCCTGCTTGAATTGGGTCCTTTTGTCCATATTGTTCAACCCCGCTATAACATTGCTCCATCGCAACCTGTGCCAATCGTTAAAAACGCTGACACGCGTACAGTTGAGCTATACCGCTGGGGCTTGGTACCTTCCTGGGCGGACGACCTCAATATTGGGAACCGCATGATCAATGCCCGCTCAGAAACGGTTCACGAAAAGCCTTCCTTCCGATCAGCATTCAAGTATCGTCGCTGCCTGATTTTGGCAGATGGGTTTTTTGAATGGCGGGCTGAACAGAGCGGCCCGAAAACACCCTTTTTGTTCAAATTGAAGAACGACAATCCCTTTACCTTTGCCGGGTTATACGAGCACAAAGAATTACCCGAGGGCGGCGAATTGCACACCTGTACGATCTTGACCTGTGAGCCAAACGAGCTGGTGCGTGATGTTCACAACCGCATGCCGGTGATACTGGATGAAAAGGCTCGCTGGACCTGGTTGAAACCGGATGCAGACCAATCGGTATTGCGAGCATTAATGGCTCCTTTCCCAGCAGACGCGATGAAGTGTTTCCCGGTGTCACGAGCGGTTAATTTGCCTGAAAATGACCGACCAGAGGTTGTAGAACCTGTGGCGGGCTAA
- a CDS encoding radical SAM protein, translating to MDVFEKIKLTGLNMPFESAEDEISSRQLPDCAVDVDVLSTIFPMIQARLPNGQTIPLLKTMQTSVCEKDCHYCCFRSERDTPRASLSPDELASAVNRLTRAGIAKGLFLSSGVAGGGAHTQDRLIATAEILRQKYHYQEYIHLKIMPDAEKDQVLRAMQLADRVSINLEGPNETSLRRLAPHKSFLSELLGPLKMIEDIRQTESPHLVWNQRWPSSCTQFVVGAVGESDAQLLHTTVQLQQRFHITRAYYSKFSPVIRTPFENLPPASSLRQHRLYQAFFLLRDYHFDYEELAFDSGGNLNLEKDPKLVWAESHLYETPIEINTAEYTQLLKVPGIGSIGAKKILLARTYGIIRDVHTLQKMGITTARASKFILINGRRPPYQPGLLKISS from the coding sequence ATGGACGTGTTCGAAAAAATCAAGCTGACCGGGCTCAATATGCCATTCGAGTCTGCTGAAGATGAAATATCTTCCAGGCAGTTGCCAGATTGCGCTGTGGATGTGGATGTGCTCAGTACAATTTTCCCGATGATCCAGGCACGCCTGCCCAACGGTCAGACGATCCCTCTGCTGAAAACCATGCAAACATCCGTCTGTGAGAAAGATTGCCATTACTGCTGTTTTCGCTCTGAAAGAGACACACCTCGCGCCAGCCTGTCGCCAGATGAACTGGCATCAGCAGTGAACAGGCTTACCCGAGCAGGTATTGCCAAAGGCTTGTTTCTCAGTTCGGGCGTGGCAGGCGGAGGCGCCCACACCCAGGATAGGTTGATCGCTACCGCAGAAATCCTACGCCAAAAATATCATTACCAGGAATATATCCACCTGAAAATCATGCCCGACGCTGAAAAAGACCAGGTCCTCCGAGCCATGCAACTGGCTGACCGAGTTTCAATCAACCTGGAAGGGCCGAACGAAACCAGTCTGCGCAGGCTGGCACCGCATAAATCATTCTTGTCCGAGCTGCTGGGTCCACTGAAAATGATCGAGGATATACGCCAAACCGAGTCACCACACCTGGTCTGGAATCAACGCTGGCCCTCCAGCTGCACCCAGTTCGTAGTCGGTGCTGTAGGTGAATCAGACGCCCAGCTACTACACACCACTGTCCAACTGCAGCAGCGTTTCCACATCACTCGGGCTTATTATTCAAAATTCTCTCCGGTGATCCGCACCCCGTTTGAAAATCTCCCTCCAGCCAGTTCCTTGCGGCAACATCGCCTGTACCAGGCCTTTTTCCTGCTGCGGGATTATCATTTTGACTACGAGGAACTGGCCTTCGACTCTGGGGGCAACCTGAACTTAGAAAAAGATCCTAAATTGGTATGGGCAGAATCTCACCTGTACGAAACCCCGATTGAGATCAACACCGCCGAATATACGCAGCTCCTCAAGGTTCCTGGCATTGGCTCAATCGGCGCAAAAAAGATCCTCCTGGCGCGCACTTATGGTATCATACGAGATGTACACACCCTACAAAAAATGGGCATCACGACCGCCCGGGCATCAAAATTTATTCTGATTAACGGGCGCCGCCCCCCTTACCAACCAGGCTTGTTGAAAATATCATCATGA
- a CDS encoding DUF6504 family protein: MKTLFKNFFSEPITVHFSSPPAFIKKPPCPEKFTWRNNEFIITACLAEWTNFSRRGRMENNMQPEHAQTASQRGSWGVGRYYFDVRTANNRCFRVYYDRAPGDVANRAGAWILMAELIPPEERDD, translated from the coding sequence ATGAAAACACTTTTTAAGAATTTCTTTTCTGAACCGATCACCGTACACTTCTCATCTCCGCCTGCGTTCATAAAAAAACCTCCCTGTCCGGAGAAATTCACCTGGCGAAATAATGAATTCATCATTACGGCTTGCCTGGCGGAATGGACAAATTTCTCCCGCCGAGGTCGTATGGAAAATAACATGCAACCTGAACATGCACAAACTGCCAGCCAGCGCGGTTCATGGGGTGTGGGGAGATATTACTTCGATGTCCGCACCGCCAACAACCGCTGTTTTCGTGTGTATTATGACCGTGCGCCAGGGGACGTAGCCAATCGGGCAGGTGCCTGGATTTTAATGGCAGAACTCATTCCACCTGAGGAGAGAGATGATTAA